In Naumovozyma castellii chromosome 1, complete genome, one DNA window encodes the following:
- the MPH1 gene encoding 3'-5' DNA helicase (ancestral locus Anc_7.153), with the protein MENEGDDDFSDFDDNELDSLYQKNINKNIKETIIRRSVPVQRDLYNNILPGEKPYYEEIQREVTFGPTHHKLRRDMLDTYIYPTNFEVRDYQFDIVRKSLFTNILCAIPTGMGKTFIASTVMLNYFLWTETGKIIFTAPTRPLVAQQIKACLGITGIPMDQAAILLDKSRKNREEIWANKRVFFTTPQVVENDLKRGVLNPKDIVCLVIDEAHRATGSYAYTNVVKFIDRFNSSYRILALTATPGSDLESVQEVVNNLDISSIEIRTEESMDIIKYMKKRKQEKIQVALTTEIEDTIEQLGIAILPVLQQAVELGIYEECEPSHINAFKAMQQSQKVIANPTIPEGLKWRNFFILQLLNHVGQMLKRIKIYGLRTFYSYFTNKFKEFTTKYGLGKSTNKIAAGFYYSPILKTMMDNCRSLVEDPGFLGHGKLQHVRDELQEFFKYGVNDSRVIIFTELRESALEIVKCIDSMNDDNIIPHIFIGQARGKEGFDEVSYTRKHQPKGRKKIDRLKRLEEEKEMEERKRKKKEQDALQRSSSRTGSSEDAQINGMNQKQQKEVIKQFKNGIYNVLVCTSIGEEGLDIGEVDLIICYDTTSSPIKNIQRMGRTGRKRDGKIVLLFSSNEGSKFEKAMENYSNLQKLISQHHVEYKKSDRILPDNIIPKCEKKFIEINEEDQEVNSMNDSDDLIRYATQCMMGKKPKHKKVREKNKTIKQKKKTEKQFFMPDDVETGIVSASTLVNKVQPLETDDLAIDPVVERPIKKRKFSVLDKLENDSLSSGTESDKDDLLLVGAPRSLSIGTLIHSGPNEISDDIMTPIVAPPNNVKDKGVISKPGVLLNEIDGTSTILLDSRQSELSVRKIPNEVNKNIHKMPITMKNDMESSSDNIELRTDKRTSSFVRNIEVKNKTVSTDVLSEKYNILTQEEEVHFGKNYFPSVFTISAAPKFSSHSKSSYTPHTKFTQGMITLFKDVDNQNMKQKIEMNKIFCVARGLQNGVFSADNTIAPSFVVANDEISFLPEFPSKETSLNITNEDLADLLDSDSGSDF; encoded by the coding sequence atggaaaatgaaggCGATGATGATTTCAgtgattttgatgataatgagTTAGATTCACTATACCAGAAGAATATCAATAAAAACATCAAAGAAACAATCATTAGGAGATCAGTACCTGTTCAAAGAGACCTTTATAACAATATACTTCCCGGAGAAAAACCCTACTATGAAGAGATTCAAAGGGAAGTAACGTTTGGTCCAACACATCATAAACTCAGAAGAGATATGTTGGATACTTACATCTATCCAACCAATTTTGAAGTCCGAGATTATCAATTTGACATTGTCAGAAAATCACTATTTACCAACATTCTATGTGCTATTCCTACGGGGATGGGTAAAACATTCATTGCAAGTACAGTTATGCTAAACTACTTCCTATGGACAGAGACAGGTAAGATTATTTTCACTGCTCCCACTAGACCATTGGTAGCACAACAAATTAAGGCGTGTTTGGGTATAACAGGTATACCCATGGATCAGGCCGCAATTTTGCTCGATAAGAGTCGAAAGAATAGAGAAGAAATCTGGGCTAATAAGCGAGTGTTTTTCACAACACCTCAAGTGGTGGAGAACGATTTAAAGAGAGGTGTATTAAATCCAAAGGATATCGTATGTTTAGTCATCGATGAAGCACATAGAGCGACTGGCTCTTACGCCTATACAAATGTCgttaaatttattgatagATTCAACAGTTCATATAGAATTTTAGCATTGACTGCTACTCCTGGTTCGGATTTGGAATCGGTGCAAGAAGTTGTTAATAATCTAGATATTTCGAGCATCGAAATCCGAACAGAAGAAAGTATGGatatcattaaatatatgaagaaaaggaaacaaGAGAAAATCCAAGTTGCTCTAACTACggaaattgaagatacAATCGAACAGTTGGGTATAGCAATTTTACCTGTTCTCCAACAAGCTGTTGAGCTTGGGATTTATGAAGAATGCGAACCGTCACATATTAATGCCTTTAAAGCTATGCAACAAAGTCAGAAGGTAATAGCGAATCCAACCATTCCAGAGGGTCTTAAATGGAggaatttctttatcttaCAATTACTAAATCATGTGGGACAAATGCttaaaagaataaagatTTATGGATTAAGAACTTTTTACAGTTACTTCACAAATAAATTCAAGGAATTTACCACAAAATATGGTTTAGGTAAATCAACCAACAAGATAGCGGCAGGTTTCTATTATAGCCctattttgaaaacaatgatGGATAATTGTAGAAGCTTGGTGGAAGACCCAGGTTTTCTTGGGCATGGAAAATTACAACATGTCAGAGATGAGCTGCAAGAGTTTTTTAAGTATGGTGTCAATGATTCTAGAGTGATTATATTTACTGAACTTCGAGAGAGTGCATTGGAAATTGTCAAGTGTATAGATAGCAtgaatgatgataatattataCCTCATATTTTTATAGGTCAAGCAAGAGGAAAGGAAGGGTTTGACGAGGTATCATATACTCGTAAACATCAGCCAAagggaagaaaaaaaattgatagGCTAAAACGGTTAGAAGAGGAgaaagaaatggaagaaagaaaaaggaagaaaaaagaacaagatgCTCTCCAAAGAAGCTCCAGTCGGACAGGATCATCAGAAGATGCTCAAATCAATGGTATGAATCAAAAGCAACAGAAAGAAgttattaaacaatttaaaaatgggATTTATAATGTTTTGGTCTGTACTTCTATCGGGGAAGAAGGTCTGGATATCGGGGAAGTTGacttaataatttgttATGATACTACCAGTAGTCCGatcaaaaatattcagAGAATGGGTAGAACAGGTAGAAAACGTGATGGTAAAATTGTACTTCTTTTTAGCAGCAATGAGGGCtctaaatttgaaaaggcaatggaaaattattccaatCTTCAAAAGCTAATTTCTCAACACCATGTTGAGTACAAAAAATCTGATAGAATACTTCCGGATAATATCATTCCAAAGTGTgagaaaaaattcattgaaattaatgaagaagatcaagaagtaaattcaatgaatgattCCGATGATTTAATTAGATATGCAACTCAATGCATGATGGGTAAAAAGCCAAAACATAAAAAGGTTagagaaaaaaacaaaacgATTAAGCAAAAAAAGAAGACTGAAAAACAATTCTTCATGCCTGATGACGTCGAAACAGGTATAGTCTCAGCTAGCACCCTCGTAAACAAAGTTCAACCCCTAGAGACTGATGACCTAGCTATCGATCCTGTCGTCGAGAGACCAAtcaaaaaaaggaaattttcTGTTTTGGATAAGTTGGAAAATGATTCACTATCATCAGGTACTGAATCAGATAAAGATGACCTACTTTTGGTAGGCGCACCGAGGAGCTTGTCTATTGGAACCTTGATTCATTCGGGCCCTAACGAAATTTCAGACGATATAATGACACCAATAGTTGCTCCTCCAAACAATGTGAAAGATAAAGGCGTTATATCAAAGCCAGGTGTATTACTGAACGAAATCGATGGCACGTCAACCATCCTGTTGGATAGTAGACAATCAGAGCTATCTGTGAGGAAGATACCGAACGAGGTTAATAAGAACATACATAAGATGCCAATAACAATGAAGAATGATATGGAAAGCTCGAGTGATAATATTGAACTAAGAACAGATAAGCGTACTTCCTCCTTTGTGAGGAATATAGAGGTGAAGAATAAAACAGTCAGTACAGATGTGCTTTCTGAGAAATATAATATCCTAACACAAGAGGAGGAAGtccattttggaaaaaattacTTCCCTTCTGTATTCACTATTTCAGCAGCTCCCAAATTTAGTTCCCACTCAAAATCCTCATATACACCGCACACAAAATTCACGCAGGGAATGATAACACTATTTAAGGACGTTGATAATCAGAATATGAAACAAAAAATCGAGATGAACAAAATTTTTTGTGTGGCAAGAGGACTACAAAATGGTGTATTTTCAGCTGATAATACAATTGCTCCCTCGTTTGTTGTAgcaaatgatgaaataaGCTTTCTGCCTGAATTTCCTTCCAAAGAAACGTCTTTGAATATCACGAACGAAGATTTAGCTGATTTACTGGATTCTGATTCCGGATCGGacttttga
- the AIM21 gene encoding Aim21p (ancestral locus Anc_7.156) — translation MSTDNIPKIPERPTRRKTTSNLPSVEPEDFNERDVSPEKVTSTDIQVDTPAVPSSRPFIRPKTTDDVEVPHVPSQRPLRHSSTTEEIEDLVENTDQELKEMQEILASHHKSKNSLTDEPKIPRRPQRKNKETGADTFTDTNDTQAASDESIKNLEESPNDGVAQNVVGDTTYFSEEILPTKDDIITPEVTEAMGEAFEPPNDSLRNSEKEGIEVIGNQKTETTDVNLLYLDKDNHETEEASHEKTDVETSKEEVGIEDDHHKSKGDDKEPTPLSLEEDSDEVKHGSLSDSLSEQLPTIPITRPRIKKDEATDEEDKAHDQKEVPATISKIDSSPSGSNKEEPISESKVMKKPSVEQPSASESQLFTTRVDKPKDDDNETSHGLKKKAPPPVPKKPSSRIAAFHEMLKKQQQKDISNTEHENLKSSVGTNGSNMNPDRVNFAKNLNGLFALPGMTPSGDIPLELNKGLSSPLTIEKKDDQTEKGKRSLPLATTKRVRGPRGRKLPTKIANTEKIVNDTTSCQFETFHVWEIAFDLKKEEITEENEQKDISVSEKAIQATVLNQPAESTSINHSIEGLPTNKEFTVGNPSPDVQSGDTQVHIENGDVVSLEDAIDSRDQNESVEVLEQELEDQAERRMEEEMLEEDKRKDFLDMMTP, via the coding sequence ATGTCTACCGATAATATACCAAAAATACCAGAAAGGCCAACACGAAGAAAGACAACGTCGAATCTACCTTCAGTAGAACCAGAGGATTTTAATGAGCGAGACGTATCCCCTGAAAAGGTAACTTCGACGGATATTCAAGTTGACACCCCAGCAGTTCCATCTTCAAGGCCATTTATTAGGCCCAAAACGACAGATGACGTAGAAGTACCACATGTTCCAAGTCAACGACCACTTAGACACTCTTCCACAACcgaagaaattgaagatcttGTCGAGAATACTGACCAAGAGCTTAAAGAGATGCAGGAGATATTAGCATCTCATCATAAGTCGAAGAACTCTCTAACTGATGAACCTAAAATACCAAGGAGACCTCAAAGGAAGAATAAGGAAACTGGTGCGGATACTTTTACTGACACTAATGATACTCAAGCTGCAAGTGatgaatcaattaaaaatttggaagagTCTCCAAATGACGGTGTTGCACAGAATGTGGTAGGTGATACTACTTATTTTTCCGAGGAAATTTTGCCCACGAAGGATGACATTATTACTCCCGAAGTTACAGAGGCAATGGGAGAAGCGTTTGAACCTCCCAATGATTCTTTGAGAAATTCAGAAAAGGAGGGAATTGAGGTCATAGGAAACCAGAAAACTGAAACTACGGATGTTAACCTGCTGTATCTTGACAAGGATAACCATGAAACTGAAGAAGCAAGTCACGAGAAAACCGACGTCGAAACGTCAAAGGAAGAAGTTGGTATTGAAGACGACCACCATAAATCCAAGGGTGACGATAAAGAACCTACTCCCTTGAGtttagaagaagatagTGATGAAGTAAAGCATGGAAGCTTATCTGATTCTTTATCGGAGCAACTTCCTACTATCCCCATTACAAGACCAAGGATCAAAAAGGATGAAGCTACCGATGAAGAAGACAAAGCACATGACCAGAAAGAAGTACCAGCtacaatttcaaaaatagaTTCGAGCCCAAGTGGCTCCAATAAAGAAGAGCCAATATCGGAATCCAAAGTAATGAAGAAGCCCAGTGTCGAGCAACCATCTGCTTCAGAAAGCCAGCTTTTTACAACTAGAGTAGATAAACCAAAGGATGACGATAATGAGACTTCACACGGATTAAAAAAGAAGGCACCACCCCCGGTTCCAAAGAAACCGTCGTCTAGAATAGCTGCCTTTCATGAgatgttgaagaaacaacaacaaaaggACATCTCGAATACTGAACACGAAAATTTAAAGTCATCTGTCGGCACAAACGGAAGTAACATGAACCCGGATAGGGTGAATTTTGCAAAGAACCTAAATGGCTTATTTGCCCTTCCTGGAATGACGCCATCTGGTGATATACCACTAGAGCTAAATAAAGGTCTATCATCCCCAttaactattgaaaaaaaggaTGATCAAACAGAAAAAGGGAAACGTTCTCTACCTTTGGCTACCACAAAGAGAGTTAGAGGTCCAAGGGGTCGAAAATTACCTACCAAAATAGCAAACACTGAGAAGATTGTCAATGATACAACATCATGTCAATTCGAAACATTCCATGTTTGGGAAATAGCATTCGATCTGAAGAAGGAGGAAATAACAGAGGAGAACGAACAAAAGGACATATCAGTTTCTGAGAAAGCTATACAAGCAACAGTACTAAACCAACCAGCCGAATCGACTTCAATTAATCATTCTATAGAAGGATTACCTACCAATAAGGAATTTACAGTAGGCAATCCTAGTCCTGACGTACAATCGGGTGATACACAAGTACATATAGAAAATGGTGATGTAGTATCCCTAGAGGATGCTATAGATTCGAGGGACCAAAATGAAAGTGTTGAGGTACTTGAACAGGAGCTAGAGGATCAAGCCGAAAGAAGGATGGAAGAGGAAATGCTAGAAGAGGATAAGCGCAAGGACTTCCTCGATATGATGACTCCATAA
- the DJP1 gene encoding Djp1p (ancestral locus Anc_7.157), with product MVVDTAYYELLGISPSATAIEIKKAYRKKSIQEHPDKNPNDPTATERFQAISEAYQVLSDDTLRLKYDKYGKKEAVPTGGFEDAAEQFSAIFGGDAFSSYIGELTLLKNLQKTEELSAQDEAEKAKDEEGKTKDEVSKESKNEQSEHKSGTSTTLPNLRSKGESSQTVSTPSKKDETPKKKTKLELFEEEQRLEKEKSIEKLSNTLIERLSILTESVYDGACKESFQKKFVEEANLLKMESFGVDILHTIGAIYYEKASIFLASQNLFGFGGVFHSMKAKGGVFMDTLRTVSAAIDAQNTMKELEKMKEANETDVDGTPKPTVDDLAKQEQLLMGKVLSAAWHGSRYEITSTLRSVCDKVLEDKTVPTATLVRRGEALKLLGEVFLNVYRTKAEQEEAQIFEELVAEATKKKRK from the coding sequence ATGGTAGTAGATACAGCATACTATGAATTATTGGGCATATCACCATCAGCGACTGCCATTGAAATAAAGAAAGCTTATAGAAAGAAATCTATACAAGAGCATCCAGATAAAAACCCGAATGATCCAACCGCAACTGAAAGGTTTCAAGCCATCTCAGAGGCATATCAAGTTCTGAGCGATGATACCTTAAGGCTGAAGTACGATAAATATGGTAAAAAGGAGGCGGTCCCCACAGGTGGATTTGAGGATGCTGCAGAACAATTTTCTGCTATATTTGGAGGTGATGCCTTTTCATCTTATATTGGAGAACTCACTCTCTTAAAGAATTTGCAAAAGACAGAAGAATTAAGTGCTCAAGACGAAGCAGAGAAGGctaaagatgaagaaggaaagaCCAAGGATGAGGTAAGTAAGGAATCTAAAAACGAGCAGTCAGAGCATAAAAGTGGTACATCCACAACATTGCCAAATTTACGCTCTAAGGGAGAAAGTTCACAAACTGTTTCGACTCCCTCAAAAAAAGATGAAACtccaaagaaaaagacAAAACTAGAACTCTTCGAAGAGGAGCAAAGacttgaaaaagaaaagagcattgaaaaattaagCAATACTCTTATAGAAAGATTATCAATATTGACAGAAAGTGTTTATGATGGGGCATGTAAGGAatcatttcaaaaaaaatttgtgGAAGAAGCAAATCTTCTAAAGATGGAGTCGTTCGGAGTAGACATTCTACACACTATTGGAGCTATCTACTATGAAAAGGCTAGTATCTTTTTAGCCTCACAAAACTTATTTGGGTTTGGTGGTGTGTTCCATTCCATGAAGGCGAAAGGTGGCGTATTCATGGATACGTTAAGAACCGTTTCTGCCGCTATTGACGCCCAAAACACCATGAAGGAACttgaaaaaatgaaagaagCTAATGAAACAGATGTTGATGGAACACCAAAACCAACAGTGGATGATCTGGCGaaacaagaacaattattGATGGGTAAAGTTTTATCGGCTGCATGGCATGGTTCAAGGTATGAAATAACATCAACTTTAAGAAGTGTCTGTGATAAGGTACTGGAGGACAAAACTGTCCCCACTGCCACTTTAGTAAGAAGAGGAGAAGCTTTAAAGTTATTAGGCGAAGTCTTTTTGAATGTATATAGAACAAAGGCAGAGCAGGAGGAAGCGCAGATATTCGAGGAATTAGTTGCAGAGGCAACAAAAAAGAAGCGCAAATAA
- the IST3 gene encoding U2 snRNP complex subunit IST3 (ancestral locus Anc_7.159): MSKAKSIQQINERELQSGILTTEQSWHYQYKDQAYIYIGGLDKELTEGDIISVFSQYGVPVDLLLVNDNQTGESKGFAFLKYEDQRSTVLAIDNLNGVKVGSNTIQVDHTFYEPRDEQWDYRETMKNELEKDFVVRGIPNLPSETPSGSSKEAFIGEDDDLKDPMQDEKRK; this comes from the coding sequence ATGAGTAAAGCAAAATCGATCCAGCAGATTAACGAAAGGGAATTACAAAGTGGTATTCTAACAACAGAGCAGTCATGGCATTATCAATATAAGGATCAAGCTTATATATACATAGGAGGACTTGACAAAGAGCTAACAGAAGGAGATATCATCAGCGTATTTTCCCAATACGGTGTACCTGTTGATCTACTTCTTGTAAATGATAATCAGACAGGAGAATCCAAAGGTTTTGCATTCCTAAAATATGAAGACCAGAGATCAACAGTATTGGCTATCGATAACTTAAATGGGGTTAAAGTCGGCTCTAATACTATACAAGTAGATCACACTTTTTATGAGCCTAGAGATGAACAATGGGACTACCGAGAAACAATGAAGAACGAACTTGAAAAAGATTTTGTAGTAAGAGGTATACCGAATCTCCCAAGCGAAACGCCATCCGGAAGTTCAAAAGAAGCTTTTATTGGCGAGGATGATGATCTAAAAGACCCAATGCAAGatgaaaaaagaaaatag
- the PAN1 gene encoding actin cytoskeleton-regulatory complex protein PAN1 (ancestral locus Anc_7.160), producing MFGQFSTQGSSTNQQYNTDGPSNSDFWLQNKNSSTSAYSSTDNQHLNVTPTLTGYNQNVAESQQYNNTNNSYNTAAPNSMIDMQPNLMHSNHAHMDNQGQSNNATMYNSSGPIPPQFPSSNMFQQQYSGAFVSQYSNLTHLPIGSNMDQSVGSTGQAIQPQGAGYMPSMNNTGVAQPFTNSGNDLHQLQQHPLTHQVTGYYPPNSFSPAKNNSFTAPPHNDSNEVVSQPLKPQQTGFYVQNAQQYPIEPLKPNATGFVNSFANNGVNNEIKIPAIRLSFLTSEDQAKFEKLFRSIVNKGSNTASGQNCRKILVKSGLPPSDLARIWSLCDTTRAGELLFPEFALAMHLINEVLQGDSVPYELDTKTKNEVESFIDAINLSIVDEAEGANAASIQNVHKTPFDNLINNPNASPQVTPQPLRNDLNQLQQAQNLTPQHSNLGVNYNVQHSNVSQPAQNMNSINPLPPSIPSLENVQTPLQHQLTGYVPQSTIVNQVVNNQVPLQQQSTGYLTSQAPNPNAPNQVPLQQQSTGYLTSQAPNPNAPTNQVPIQQQLTGNVRQELSEVNFTNNNQTASQQQNATYMPHVDDTYSAHNIQNINQQYTGPYNPNLSNPMYPQPPTNIGNGQQQNQPIPIIQQPTGSIPPTSFGMPYQTTGNFSLPQQATGGYIPQTQQGISVLQQQTTGFLPPTNFNPTLPLTAQKTGYGNNELYAQSNFLDKVIKEDNDVIAPEEKSLYYKIFETYDAGHRGYLESGTAVEIFRKSGLNRTDLEHIWNLCDTTNNGQLNKQEFVVGMHLVYGKLNGKPLPNKLPAKLVPSSEKIIDNVKNQLKININSNSGNRSFTKTDASNFKNNDEKNVLPSFRNRRKKVATSTEQPAQLKDAKPTNLEVAMKNENLKLEEVNKLKKAIATKEELLRRKEPNVETKVTTDMLKTKIQNAYKLIKGGEPQFTPALENRFACLIEKIPNLFSDIARTDEAIKNARIKLVSLKNGEPIIGSGPNGEVTEKDKKKAQNKALLKKKMDALMGKPNDDSNEQEISRINEEFEKNRKIINDIRSSISEVAFALHPRGAKGVDVSSFEKWEMGLGLEPEVFHYIQKLRNDESLHVSNNNLKAGSSVNTGLTSDRATALKAQAQEKMKQRLSQFNERHQPENGTPPSEVEPSFSNKENERYQHSSNHGNLIDFDDSPFADNKEREISISNEISNTSKVTEGLSNSDTSEDEEERQLLEQLKKIKLRKKAEREKRGINQSKESSSSLI from the coding sequence ATGTTCGGCCAGTTCTCAACTCAAGGATCTAGCACAAATCAACAGTATAATACAGATGGTCCTTCTAACAGTGACTTTTGGTTgcaaaacaaaaacagCAGTACCTCAGCATACTCAAGTACTGATAATCAACATTTGAACGTCACCCCAACCTTGACAGGTTATAATCAAAATGTAGCAGAAAGCCAACAATATAACAACACCAATAACTCATATAACACAGCTGCTCCAAACTCAATGATTGATATGCAACCGAACTTAATGCATTCAAATCATGCTCATATGGATAACCAGGGACAATCGAATAATGCAACTATGTATAACTCATCGGGTCCGATTCCTCCTCAGTTTCCAAGTAGTAACATGTTTCAACAGCAATATTCCGGAGCATTCGTATCTCAGTATTCCAACCTTACGCACTTACCAATTGGATCGAATATGGATCAATCAGTAGGCAGCACCGGTCAAGCTATTCAACCTCAAGGTGCTGGCTACATGCCATCAATGAACAACACTGGTGTAGCTCAACCGTTTACCAATAGTGGTAATGATCTACATCAGTTACAGCAGCATCCACTGACGCATCAAGTTACAGGCTATTATCCGCCAAATTCCTTTTCACCTGCAAAGAATAATTCATTTACAGCACCACCCCACAATGACTCGAATGAGGTAGTCTCTCAACCCTTAAAACCCCAGCAAACCGGATTTTACGTTCAAAACGCCCAACAGTATCCTATTGAACCTCTAAAGCCTAATGCTACAGGGTTTGTAAACTCCTTTGCTAACAATGGTGTAAATAATGAGATCAAAATACCTGCAATTAGACTTTCTTTCTTAACATCTGAAGATCAAGCaaaatttgagaaattATTTAGGTCAATAGTTAATAAGGGATCAAATACTGCATCAGGACAAAACTGTAGAAAGATTTTAGTCAAGTCAGGATTACCTCCATCGGATTTAGCTAGAATTTGGTCACTTTGTGATACGACAAGAGCAGGCGAATTACTGTTTCCAGAATTTGCATTGGCAATGCATTTGATCAATGAAGTATTACAAGGTGATTCAGTTCCATATGAATTGGATACAAAGACAAAAAATGAAGTTGAAAGTTTTATTGATGCCATCAATTTGAGTATTGTAGATGAGGCAGAGGGTGCAAATGCAGCTTCAATCCAAAATGTACATAAAACTCCctttgataatttaattaataatcCGAACGCCAGTCCACAAGTGACTCCGCAACCTTTGAGAAACGATCTAAATCAATTGCAACAAGCTCAAAATTTAACTCCCCAACATTCTAATCTTGGTGTCAATTACAATGTTCAGCACTCAAATGTAAGTCAACCCGCCCAAAATATGAATAGCATTAATCCCCTACCACCTTCGATACCCAGTTTAGAGAATGTGCAAACTCCTTTGCAACATCAGCTAACTGGCTATGTCCCTCAGTCCACGATAGTTAATCAGGTCGTTAACAATCAAGTCCCattacaacaacaatcCACAGGATACTTGACCTCACAAGCTCCAAATCCAAATGCACCAAATCAGGTCCCattacaacaacaatcCACCGGATATTTGACCTCCCAAGCTCCAAATCCAAACGCACCAACAAATCAAGTGCcaattcaacaacaattaacAGGAAATGTACGTCAAGAATTATCAGAAGTCAACTTCACGAATAACAACCAAACGGCAtctcaacaacaaaatgCTACCTATATGCCACATGTAGACGATACATATAGCGCacataatattcaaaacaTTAATCAACAATATACTGGTCCATACAACCCGAATTTGTCTAACCCAATGTATCCTCAACCACCTACAAACATTGGAAATGGACAACAGCAGAACCAGCCCATTCCTATTATCCAGCAACCTACAGGTTCGATACCTCCTACTTCATTTGGAATGCCCTATCAAACTACAGGAAACTTTTCATTGCCGCAACAGGCCACTGGAGGATATATACCACAGACGCAGCAAGGTATCTCAGTATtgcaacaacaaacaacagGATTCCTTCCTCCGACAAATTTTAACCCAACACTTCCTTTGACAGCTCAGAAAACAGGATATGGTAACAACGAACTATACGCTCAATCCAATTTTCTTGATAAAGTCATTAAAGAGGATAATGATGTTATTGCACCTGAGGAAAAATCCTTATACTAcaaaatttttgaaacataTGATGCAGGTCATCGTGGTTACTTAGAATCAGGGACTGCTGTAGAGATATTTAGAAAATCGGGATTGAATAGAACTGACTTGGAgcatatttggaatttgtGTGATACTACTAATAATGGCCAATTAAATAAGCAAGAATTTGTGGTAGGAATGCATTTAGTATATGGGAAGTTAAATGGGAAACCGCTACCCAATAAGTTGCCAGCAAAATTGGTTCCTTCTagtgaaaaaattatagatAATGTGaagaatcaattgaaaataaatataaactCTAACAGCGGTAACCGCTCATTTACCAAAACAGATGCTTCAAATTTTAAGAATAACGATGAGAAAAATGTATTGCCCAGCTTTAGAAACCGTAGGAAAAAGGTAGCGACCTCAACAGAGCAGCCTGCCCAACTTAAGGATGCTAAACCGACCAATTTAGAAGTTGCTAtgaagaatgaaaatttaaaattagaGGAGgttaataaattgaaaaaagcTATAGCAACAAAAGAGGAACTCTTAAGACGTAAGGAGCCCAATGTTGAGACGAAGGTTACGACAGACATGTTAAAGACTAAGATTCAAAATGCGTACAAATTGATAAAAGGTGGCGAACCCCAATTTACACCAGCATTGGAGAATAGATTCGCATGTTTAATAGAAAAAATCCCAAATCTATTCAGCGATATAGCCAGAACAGACGAGGCTATTAAAAACGCTAGAATTAAGCTGGTTTCCTTAAAAAATGGTGAACCTATCATTGGTTCTGGTCCTAATGGTGAGGTTACTGAGaaagataagaaaaagGCTCAAAATAAAGCattattaaaaaagaagatGGATGCATTGATGGGAAAGCCGAATGATGATTCTAATGAGCAAGAAATATCTAGAATTAATGAGGAATTTGAGAAAAATAGAAAGATCATTAATGATATCAGATCATCAATTTCCGAAGTTGCCTTCGCTTTACATCCCAGAGGTGCGAAAGGAGTAGATGTCtcatcatttgaaaagtgGGAAATGGGGCTAGGACTGGAGCCTGAAGTGTTTCACTATATCCAAAAGTTAAGAAATGATGAATCTTTACACGTATCGAATAATAATCTCAAAGCAGGTTCGTCTGTTAACACCGGCCTAACGTCAGACAGGGCTACAGCATTAAAGGCGCAAGCTCAGGAAAAGATGAAACAACGCTTGTCTCAGTTTAATGAAAGACATCAACCAGAAAATGGAACACCACCAAGTGAAGTAGAGCCcagtttttcaaataaagaaaatgaacGTTATCAACACTCTTCTAACCATggaaatttaattgattttgatgatagTCCGTTTGCAGATAATAAAGAGAGAGAAATAagtatttcaaatgaaatatctAATACTTCAAAAGTAACTGAAGGTTTATCGAACTCTGACACTTCggaagatgaggaagaaagGCAGTTACTGGAACAGctcaaaaaaattaagCTCAGAAAGAAGGCTGAAAGGGAAAAGCGTGGTATTAATCAGAGTAAAGAATCTAGTAGTTCTTTGATCTGA